The following is a genomic window from Bacteroidota bacterium.
CGGCAAAGGAATCATGATGCGTTCCTGCAAGGCCCTGATCCAATATGCCTTTGAAGACCTTGGACTTAACAAGGTTTTCATCCGCTGCAGTGTCGAAAATGTTCGTAGTTGCAACATCCCCAAACAATTGCAGTTTACTTTCGAGGGAATAGAAAGGGAAGGCGAATTCCTAAATAGAAAATTTGTCGACCTGAAAATCTACAGCATGTTAAAAAAGGAATGGCTTAAGATACATGTCAATAACAGGAAACACTGATTGCATAGGCGATTACTTTTTGTATAACCAGCAAGCTTATCCGGTTAATGACTTCCAACAGGATTTTCTTACCTCCGGAAAATCACTTTATGAAGTAATACGCATTATTCAACGCAAACCGTTGTTCCTGGAAGAACACCTCGACAGACTTCAACGTTCGGCAGAATTATCTCAATTGGATATCCTACCCCCTAAGAATGCTATTGTTCAGTCGATGAAAACCCTTTGTGATATTAATTCCCTGGTTAATGGGAATATGAAGCTTGTTTTCAGGACTTTGAATGGTAATAATGATTATATTTTTTTCTATGATTGCCATAAATACCCTCAAGCAGAAGAATATGCAAAGGGCGTTCCGGTAGGGATACATTACGCCGAACGCCCTGACCCCAATGTCAAACTGGTAAATATGGCCCTGCGCAAAGCCTCGAGACAACATATGCAGGAAGGTGGGTACTATGAAGTCATCCTGGTAAACCGGAATGAAGATATCACAGAAGGTAGCCGTTCCAATATTTTCTTTATTTCAGGAAAAGAGGTATTTACCCCTCCCCTTTCCGAAGTGCTCCCCGGTATAACACGGCAAAAGATCATTGATATTTGCGAAAAGCGCCATATCCCTCTTCATGAACAGACTATTCCTCTCTCATCCATAAGCTCCTTCGAATCAGCTTTTATTACAGCAACCTCTCCCAAGGTTCTGCCTCTTCGAAGTATCGGCAATACGATATTTTCTGTGAATAATCCCATCACCAATACGATCAGCCAGGATTACAACAAACTCATTGAGATGGATTTACAAGACTTCCATGCCTGGGATTAAGGCTATTGGGCTTCTATCCTCCCCATCGTACCCGAAATAACTCTTATCTCAAATGTTTTTGCAGGAATGGCTTCCATGTCATCAGGAGGTAATAAAGCCATTTGAAGTATGGTTTCTCCGGAAGAAATGGTCTGAAATTCAAACTGGAAAGATTTAATAGGCTTACCATTTTCATTAAATTCCATGATGCGTGCAGGTCCCAGGAATTTGATGACCGTGCTGTCGTAGGAGATAGCCTTCCAAACCAAGGGGCTGTCAGGAAACCCTTTCAAAACAACATCAAAAGGAGTTAACTCGCTGAGCTCGATGGTCCGGCCATTATCGCTTTCCGTTAAAGGACCCATGCAGGAAGATATTCCTGCTACTACCATCATAATCAGGGCAAAAAGTAAAGTCTTTTTCATTATGTACAATCTTCCTTGTTCCTTTCAAATGTACAACAATTTGTTATAATAGCATCGGGGATGATTAATATTAAGATACAGGTGGCACGTTTCAGGTTTCAGGCTGCAGGTAGTCTGGGTGTGGGTGATGAGTGATGAGTTGTCGCTTGCAACCTGCAACCTGCAACCTGCAACTTTTTGTTAATGTTTCCCGATACTCATTATTTCTTAAATTAGCTTTGATTAATTAAAGTGATATGAAACCAACTTTCTTATTATTATCCCTCTTTATACTGGCTTTCCTGGATGCAACAACACAGCCTATTATTATTGAAGACCCCTTCCTGCAAATTGATGCCGGACAGAACGATCCCCTTTATACGACATACACGGCCGCGATGGAAAGATCAAGGCTCTATGGCGATAAAGGTTATAAGATGGATTATTATTCCAATTGCCTGCCGGTTAGTTATGAATCCGATCAATCGGGCAAAATGTTTTGCCTGTGGAAGGTAAACCAGGTTGTTATCCGCAATTCGGGAGAATACCATAGCAAACCTATTGTGAAGGCATCTTTTTCCGATATGGCAGTGACCAACTATTCTCCCTGGCCAGGGATAGAAGCGGAAGAGACGTTTTTCGTATACAGCTCAAAAATCGCCATGGTCAACCTCTTTA
Proteins encoded in this region:
- a CDS encoding protease inhibitor I42 family protein; translation: MKKTLLFALIMMVVAGISSCMGPLTESDNGRTIELSELTPFDVVLKGFPDSPLVWKAISYDSTVIKFLGPARIMEFNENGKPIKSFQFEFQTISSGETILQMALLPPDDMEAIPAKTFEIRVISGTMGRIEAQ
- a CDS encoding aminotransferase class IV → MSITGNTDCIGDYFLYNQQAYPVNDFQQDFLTSGKSLYEVIRIIQRKPLFLEEHLDRLQRSAELSQLDILPPKNAIVQSMKTLCDINSLVNGNMKLVFRTLNGNNDYIFFYDCHKYPQAEEYAKGVPVGIHYAERPDPNVKLVNMALRKASRQHMQEGGYYEVILVNRNEDITEGSRSNIFFISGKEVFTPPLSEVLPGITRQKIIDICEKRHIPLHEQTIPLSSISSFESAFITATSPKVLPLRSIGNTIFSVNNPITNTISQDYNKLIEMDLQDFHAWD